A part of Antechinus flavipes isolate AdamAnt ecotype Samford, QLD, Australia chromosome 6, AdamAnt_v2, whole genome shotgun sequence genomic DNA contains:
- the COPB1 gene encoding coatomer subunit beta, protein MTAAENVCYTLINVPMDSEPPSEIILKNDLEKGDVKSKTEALKKVIIMILNGEKLPGLLMTIIRFVLPLQDHTIKKLLLVFWEIVPKTTPDGRLLHEMILVCDAYRKDLQHPNEFIRGSTLRFLCKLKEAELLEPLMPAIRACLEHRHSYVRRNAVLAIYTIYRNFEHLIPDAPELIHDFLVNEKDASCKRNAFMMLIHADQDRALDYLSTCIDQVQTFGDILQLVIVELIYKVCHANPSERARFIRCIYNLLQSSSPAVKYEAAGTLVTLSSAPTAIKAAAQCYIDLIIKESDNNVKLIVLDRLIELKEHPAHERVLQDLVMDILRVLSTPDLEVRKKTLQLALDLVSSRNVEELVIVLKKEVIKTNNVSEHEDTDKYRQLLVRTLHSCSVRFPDMAANVIPVLMEFLSDNNEAAAADVLEFVREAIQRFDNLRLLIVEKMLEVFHAIKSVKIYRGALWILGEYCSTKDDIQSVMTEVRRSLGEIPIVESEIKKEAGELKPEEEISVGPVQKLVTEMGTYATQSALSSSRPAKKEEDRPPLRAFLLDGDFFVAASLATTLTKIALRYVALVQEKKKQNSFIAEAMLLMATILHLGKSSLPKKPITDDDVDRISLCLKVLSECSPLMNDIFNKECRQSLSHMLSAKLEEEKLSQKKESEKRNVTVQPDDPISFMQLTAKNEINCKEDQFQLSLLAAMGNTQRKEAADPLASKLNKVTQLTGFSDPVYAEAYVHVNQYDIVLDVLVVNQTSDTLQNCTLELATLGDLKLVEKPSPLTLAPHDFANIKANVKVASTENGIIFGNIVYDVSGAASDRNCVVLSDIHIDIMDYIQPASCTDAEFRQMWAEFEWENKVTVNTNIIDLNEYLHHILKSTNMKCLTPEKALSGYCGFMAANLYARSIFGEDALANVSIEKPIHLGPEAPVTGHIRIRAKSQGMALSLGDKINLSQKKTSV, encoded by the exons ATGACTGCTGCAGAAAATGTATGCTATACATTAATTAATGTACCAATGGATTCAGAACCACCATCTGAAATCATCTTAAAAAATGACCTTG aaaagGGAGATGTGAAGTCAAAGACTGAGGCTTTGAAGAAAGTAATCATTATGATTCTGAATGGTGAAAAGCTTCCTGGACTTTTGATGACCATCATTCGCTTTGTGCTGCCTCTTCAGGATCACACCATCAAAAAATTACTCCTAGTATTTTGGGAAATTGTTCCCAAAACAACTCCAGATGGTCGACTTTTACATGAGATGATCCTTGTATGTGATGCTTATAGAAAG GATCTTCAGCACCCTAATGAATTTATTCGGGGCTCCACTCTTCGTTTTCTTTGCAAACTGAAAGAAGCTGAGTTACTGGAGCCCTTGATGCCGGCTATCCGGGCCTGCCTGGAGCATCGGCACAGCTATGTCCGAAGGAATGCTGTCCTGGCCATCTATACCATTTACAG gaattttgaaCATCTTATACCTGATGCTCCTGAACTCATCCACGATTTCCTGGTTAATGAAAAAGATGCAAGTTGTAAAAGAAATGCATTTATGATGCTCATCCATGCTGACCAG GACCGAGCTTTGGATTACCTAAGTACTTGCATTGATCAAGTTCAGACGTTTGGAGACATTCTTCAGTTGGTCATTGTTGAACTGATTTATAAG GTGTGCCATGCAAATCCATCAGAAAGAGCTCGTTTTATTCGTTGCATTTATAATTTATTGCAGTCATCCAGCCCTGCAGTAAAATATGAAGCTGCCGGCACCTTAGTTACATTGTCTAGTGCTCCAACAGCAATCAAG GCTGCTGCTCAGTGTTACATTGActtaattataaaagaaagcGACAACAATGTGAAACTCATTGTTCTGGACCGACTGATCGAGCTAAAAGAGCATCCTGCTCACGAGCGTGTGCTGCAG GATCTGGTTATGGACATCTTAAGAGTGTTGAGTACTCCAGATTTGGAAGTGCGAAAGAAAACTCTACAGTTAGCTCTAGACCTTGTGTCTTCCAGAAATGTTGAAGAG CTAGTGATCGTCCTAAAGAAGGAAGTGATTAAGACCAATAATGTGTCTGAGCACGAAGACACTGACAAGTACAGGCAGCTCCTCGTCCGCACGCTGCACTCTTGCTCTGTTCGGTTTCCAGACATGGCTGCAAATGTCATTCCAGTG TTAATGGAGTTTCTCAGTGACAACAATGAAGCAGCGGCTGCCGATGTCTTAGAGTTTGTCCGGGAAGCTATTCAACGCTTTGATAATCTCCGATTGCTTATTGTGGAGAAAATGCTTGAAGTCTTTCATGCTATTAAATCTGTCAA aaTTTACCGCGGAGCATTGTGGATCCTGGGAGAATATTGTAGCACTAAGGATGACATACAGAGTGTGATGACCGAAGTCCGCAGGTCCCTGGGGGAG ATCCCAATCGTGGaatcagaaataaagaaagaagctgGTGAATTAAAGCCTGAAGAAGAAATCAGTGTGGGGCCGGTTCAGAAACTGGTAACTGAAATGGGTACTTATGCCACTCAGAGTGCTCTCAGCAGTTCCAGACCAGCCAAAAAGGAGGAAGACAG GCCTCCACTTCGGGCATTCCTTCTCGATGGGGACTTCTTCGTTGCAGCCTCCCTTGCCACAACTCTGACCAAGATTGCCTTGCGTTACGTGGCCTTGGttcaagagaaaaagaagcaaaat TCTTTTATCGCTGAAGCTATGCTGCTCATGGCCACTATTCTTCATTTGGGCAAATCCTCTCTTCCCAAGAAGCCAATCACAGATGATGATGTAGACCGCATCTCCCTGTGCCTCAAGGTCTTGTCCGAGTGCTCACCTTTAATGAATGACATTTTTAATAAAGAGTGCAGGCAGTCCCTTTCCCACATGCTATCTGCTAAACTGGAGGAAGAAAAGCTCTCGCAAAAG AAAGAGTCTGAAAAAAGGAACGTGACCGTTCAGCCTGATGACCCGATCTCCTTCATGCAACTCACTGCCAAAAATGAAATCAACTGTAAGGAGGACCAGTTTCAGCTGAGCCTGCTGGCAGCGATGGGGAATACACAGAGGAAGGAAGCAGCCGACCCACTGGCATCAAAACTTAACAAG GTTACTCAGCTAACAGGTTTCTCAGATCCAGTCTATGCAGAAGCTTATGTTCATGTCAACCAGTATGATATCGTTCTGGATGTACTTGTTGTAAACCAGACCAGTGATACTTTGCAGAACTGCACATTAGAACTAGCCACATTAG ggGATCTTAAACTTGTGGAAAAACCTTCTCCTTTGACTCTTGCACCTCatgattttgcaaatattaaggCTAATGTTAAAGTAGCTTCAAcagaaaatggaattatttttggCAATATAG TATATGATGTATCTGGAGCAGCAAGTGACAGAAACTGTGTGGTCCTCAGTGACATTCACATTGACATCATGGACTATATTCAACCTGCTTCTTGTACGGATGCTGAGTTCCGCCAGATGTGGGCAGAATTTGAATGGGAAAACAAA gtgaCAGTTAACACaaatataattgatttaaatgaatatttacatcATATTCTAAAGTCAACCAATATGAAGTGCCTCACTCCAGAAAAG GCTCTTTCTGGATACTGTGGTTTTATGGCTGCCAACCTGTATGCCCGTTCCATATTTGGAGAAGATGCACTTGCAAATGTCAGTATTGAAAAGCCAATTCATCTTGGACCAGAAGCCCCAGTAACTGGCCACATACGAATTCGTGCAAAGAGTCAG